A region from the Candidatus Thiothrix putei genome encodes:
- a CDS encoding AAA family ATPase yields MIKFPYAISDFHLLRTKPYLYLDRTDCITRLEESGRQLVFLRPRRFGKSLLLSMLANYYDINTAGEFETLFGGLAVGNDPTPEHNQYLILRWDFSKVSGQGDVEQIKQNLFKHLNERMTDFVQNYQALLRFPVRIYDDDALATFESLSSVVKNSGHTAYLLIDEYDNFANEVLVHDAGNTKRYYDLLESEGIVKTLFKVIKGNVSEGKIARVFITGVSPLVLSDMTSGYNVATNISLDEDFNGICGIAEAELSGLVSEVLHDCGLPATQAATVLDTMRQFYNGYRFCADARFPTVYNPTLCFYFLRAYQKRCKPPAEMLDANLAMDASRVRYIASLPEGGNVIANILDEQNPVLLPYLETQFGVEQLHRLQTDPRYMASLLYFFGVLTIGGTAGPLEEMKLEVPNRVIFALYVDTLREKALPDLADRRHVEALAKQFYQTADLHPLADYLETRYFKAFNNRDYKWSNELTIKTAFMSLLFDDMYYIMDSEAALQRRYADLLMIIRPDQRRLAALNDFVLEFKYLRLKALGLTAEEVRAQSREALQQLPAVQEAIQAALLQLQDYRRVLVEKYREPQRLHCFAVVALGFERLVWVELGE; encoded by the coding sequence ATGATCAAGTTTCCCTACGCCATCAGTGACTTTCACCTATTACGCACTAAGCCTTACCTGTACCTTGACCGGACAGACTGTATTACCAGACTCGAAGAGTCAGGGCGGCAACTGGTGTTTCTGCGCCCGCGCCGTTTCGGCAAATCGCTGTTGCTGTCCATGCTCGCCAATTACTACGACATCAACACGGCAGGGGAGTTTGAAACCCTGTTCGGCGGGTTGGCGGTCGGCAACGATCCCACGCCCGAACATAACCAATACCTGATCCTGCGCTGGGATTTTTCCAAGGTATCAGGGCAAGGCGATGTGGAGCAGATTAAGCAGAATTTGTTCAAACACCTCAATGAACGTATGACAGATTTTGTGCAAAATTACCAAGCCTTGCTACGGTTTCCCGTGCGTATCTACGATGACGATGCACTGGCGACCTTTGAATCTCTAAGCAGTGTTGTCAAAAATAGCGGTCATACTGCCTACTTGCTGATCGACGAATACGACAACTTCGCCAACGAAGTCTTGGTGCATGACGCGGGTAATACCAAACGCTACTACGACTTGCTGGAAAGCGAGGGTATCGTCAAAACGCTGTTCAAGGTGATCAAAGGCAACGTGTCTGAGGGCAAAATTGCCCGCGTCTTCATCACCGGCGTGTCGCCCTTGGTGTTGAGTGATATGACCAGCGGCTATAACGTAGCCACCAATATTTCGCTGGATGAAGATTTCAACGGGATATGCGGGATTGCTGAGGCGGAATTGAGCGGCTTAGTCAGCGAAGTCTTGCACGACTGCGGTCTACCCGCCACGCAAGCTGCTACGGTGTTGGACACCATGCGCCAGTTTTACAACGGCTACCGCTTTTGTGCCGATGCCCGCTTCCCCACGGTTTATAACCCCACTTTGTGCTTTTACTTTTTGCGGGCGTATCAAAAACGCTGCAAGCCACCAGCGGAAATGCTGGATGCTAATCTCGCCATGGATGCCAGCCGCGTGCGTTACATCGCCAGCCTGCCCGAAGGTGGCAATGTCATCGCCAATATCCTCGACGAACAAAATCCGGTATTGCTGCCCTATTTGGAAACGCAATTCGGTGTGGAGCAATTGCACCGGCTGCAAACTGACCCGCGTTACATGGCATCCTTGCTGTATTTCTTCGGGGTATTAACCATCGGCGGCACGGCAGGGCCATTGGAAGAAATGAAGCTGGAAGTGCCGAATCGGGTTATTTTTGCGCTGTATGTGGACACCTTGCGTGAAAAAGCCTTACCCGATTTGGCAGACCGTCGCCACGTTGAAGCGCTTGCTAAACAGTTTTATCAAACGGCAGATTTGCATCCCTTAGCCGATTACCTTGAAACCCGCTATTTCAAGGCATTCAACAACCGTGATTATAAGTGGAGCAATGAACTCACCATCAAAACCGCGTTTATGAGCCTGTTATTCGATGATATGTATTACATCATGGACTCGGAGGCGGCACTGCAACGGCGTTATGCGGATTTGTTGATGATTATTCGCCCCGACCAACGCCGCTTGGCAGCGTTGAACGACTTCGTGCTGGAATTTAAATACCTGCGATTGAAAGCACTGGGGCTGACGGCAGAAGAGGTACGGGCGCAAAGCCGTGAAGCCTTGCAACAACTGCCTGCGGTACAAGAAGCTATTCAAGCAGCCTTATTGCAATTGCAGGATTACCGCCGCGTATTGGTGGAAAAATACCGCGAACCGCAGCGTTTACACTGCTTTGCGGTTGTCGCATTGGGCTTTGAGCGGTTGGTTTGGGTGGAGCTGGGGGAATAG
- a CDS encoding GNAT family N-acetyltransferase, with the protein MKNSPEIRQALEADASDIAELIYSTSVACCFTPEQPCPEWYRESVQPNQIANLLKSEQVVWLVAVQEQTLAGVLAVSDKNHVKYFFVHPAYQKLGIGKQLWHFALRRGALGNSLTVRSSLFAVPVYESLGFTATEPPKTFNGMYYQTMVARYG; encoded by the coding sequence ATGAAAAATAGCCCCGAAATACGCCAAGCACTGGAAGCTGATGCTTCCGATATTGCCGAGTTAATTTACTCAACCTCTGTCGCGTGCTGCTTTACGCCCGAACAACCATGCCCCGAATGGTATAGAGAAAGCGTACAACCCAATCAGATAGCAAACCTACTCAAGTCTGAACAAGTGGTTTGGCTGGTGGCTGTTCAAGAACAAACACTTGCTGGCGTTCTCGCTGTTAGCGATAAGAATCATGTGAAATATTTTTTCGTTCATCCTGCTTATCAAAAACTTGGCATTGGCAAACAACTGTGGCATTTCGCTTTACGCAGAGGGGCGTTGGGAAATTCGCTTACGGTTCGTTCATCTCTGTTTGCAGTTCCCGTGTATGAAAGCCTCGGCTTCACGGCTACTGAGCCGCCGAAGACGTTTAATGGCATGTACTATCAAACCATGGTGGCACGCTATGGCTAA
- a CDS encoding PIN domain-containing protein, whose product MTLLIDTNIILRYLVGDHAEFLAKSTELFAEVERGEQNIIILDSVVMEAFFVLTKFYQLPKAEVIDDLKTILAFAGVINDDKFQIIETLNLVLYKNIDFVDALLCVKSKLYGLELFSFDDRLNKRCS is encoded by the coding sequence ATGACGTTGCTGATTGATACCAATATCATCCTCCGCTACCTCGTGGGCGACCATGCCGAATTTCTGGCGAAATCCACCGAACTGTTTGCAGAGGTTGAACGCGGCGAGCAAAACATCATTATCCTCGACAGCGTAGTGATGGAGGCGTTTTTTGTCCTGACCAAATTCTACCAACTGCCCAAGGCGGAAGTGATCGACGACCTCAAGACCATTCTCGCCTTCGCAGGCGTGATCAATGACGACAAGTTCCAGATTATCGAAACGCTCAACCTCGTCCTCTACAAAAACATCGACTTCGTGGACGCGCTATTGTGCGTGAAAAGCAAGCTGTACGGGCTGGAATTGTTCAGCTTCGATGACCGCCTGAACAAACGCTGTTCCTGA